In a single window of the uncultured Pseudodesulfovibrio sp. genome:
- a CDS encoding ATP-binding protein has translation MIYAVASGKGGTGKTTVSSSLAALWDGPATLVDLDVEEPNLHLFLKPELTDIRKAWIEVPEADESKCTRCRACADICQFKAITVMADTLLVFADMCHGCGGCLAVCPEGALFPGRRELGEICRGTAGRHDFVMGRLRVGEAMSPPLMRQVRHLFPELSKKGDILIDAPPGVSCPAIAAVTDADCIVLVTEPTPFGFHDFKLAWEAFTPLNKPMGAVINRSDLGDTAVRDFCRENGIPIWAEIPYSRTIAEAYSRGEVVADALKELEGTFTGLREHMRAAAAGGDACAK, from the coding sequence GTGATCTACGCCGTAGCCAGCGGCAAGGGCGGCACGGGCAAGACCACGGTGTCTTCGTCCTTGGCCGCTCTGTGGGACGGACCGGCCACCCTCGTGGACCTCGATGTGGAGGAACCGAACCTGCACCTCTTTCTCAAGCCCGAGCTGACCGACATCCGCAAGGCCTGGATCGAGGTCCCCGAGGCGGACGAGTCCAAATGCACCCGTTGCCGCGCCTGTGCCGACATCTGCCAGTTCAAGGCGATCACGGTCATGGCCGACACCCTGCTCGTGTTCGCGGACATGTGCCACGGCTGCGGCGGCTGTCTGGCCGTCTGCCCGGAAGGCGCGCTCTTTCCCGGGCGTCGCGAGCTGGGCGAGATCTGCCGGGGCACGGCCGGGCGGCACGACTTCGTCATGGGCCGGTTGCGCGTGGGCGAGGCCATGAGCCCGCCGCTCATGCGCCAGGTCCGCCACCTGTTCCCGGAGCTGTCCAAAAAGGGCGACATCCTCATCGATGCGCCCCCGGGCGTGAGCTGTCCGGCCATCGCGGCCGTGACCGATGCGGACTGCATCGTGCTGGTCACCGAGCCCACGCCTTTCGGCTTCCATGACTTCAAGCTCGCCTGGGAGGCGTTCACTCCGCTGAACAAGCCCATGGGCGCGGTCATCAACCGTTCCGATCTGGGCGATACCGCCGTGCGCGACTTCTGCCGCGAAAACGGCATCCCGATCTGGGCAGAGATTCCCTATTCGAGGACCATCGCCGAGGCCTATTCTCGCGGCGAGGTCGTGGCCGATGCGCTCAAGGAGCTGGAAGGAACATTCACCGGTTTGCGCGAACACATGCGCGCCGCAGCCGCCGGAGGTGACGCATGCGCGAAATAG
- a CDS encoding HTH domain-containing protein, which produces MKDTVLKAMRAAGKPVRPGDIAKELGVDSKEVSKAIKTLKEEGSVVSPKRCYYEPA; this is translated from the coding sequence ATGAAAGATACGGTTCTCAAAGCCATGCGGGCGGCCGGCAAGCCTGTGCGTCCAGGCGATATTGCCAAGGAGCTCGGCGTGGACAGCAAGGAAGTTTCCAAAGCCATCAAAACCCTGAAAGAAGAAGGATCCGTGGTTTCACCCAAACGGTGCTACTACGAACCCGCCTAG
- a CDS encoding YifB family Mg chelatase-like AAA ATPase — MIATISCAALMGIDAFKVQLEVDFSRSGMPAFTMVGLAEGAVRESKERVFSALKNCGFKVPPARITVNLAPADVRKAGSGYDLPLAIGILTAMGVIEQRAVDGWFLAGELSLSGDLKAVPGVLPLALAAREQGGHGIIVPEPNGREGAVAGDLEVIGAADLGQVVRMLLGEDAIEPAKVDIDTLWNERTTHLVDFGEVKGQEHAKRAIEIAAAGGHNLLFIGPPGSGKTMLAKRIPTVLPPLSFDEALEVTKIYSVAGLLPTDQALMVTRPFRTPHHTISDVGLVGGGRYPQPGETSLAHRGVLFLDEMPEFKKSVLEVLRQPLEDGEVSISRSLMTLKYPADVMLVAAMNPCPCGYLSDETHPCSCSPLAVQRYRNKISGPLMDRIDLHVDVPAVPYEDLRQTRSEVDSATMRARILKARRIQADRFEGRHFTLNAELDGAALEEFCALGEAEHQFLRQAVETLGLSARAYTRILRIARTIADLAGAEAIGPEHLAEAINYRSMDREGAS, encoded by the coding sequence ATGATCGCCACCATCTCCTGCGCCGCCCTCATGGGTATCGACGCGTTCAAGGTCCAGCTCGAAGTCGACTTTTCCCGCTCCGGCATGCCCGCCTTCACCATGGTCGGGCTGGCCGAGGGCGCGGTGCGCGAGTCCAAGGAGCGCGTCTTCTCCGCTCTCAAGAATTGCGGCTTCAAGGTGCCGCCCGCCCGGATCACCGTGAACCTGGCACCGGCCGACGTGCGCAAGGCGGGTAGCGGCTACGACCTGCCGCTGGCCATCGGCATCCTCACCGCCATGGGCGTCATCGAGCAGCGGGCCGTGGACGGCTGGTTTCTGGCCGGGGAGCTTTCCCTGAGCGGCGACCTCAAGGCCGTGCCCGGTGTCCTGCCGCTCGCCCTGGCCGCGCGCGAACAGGGCGGCCACGGCATCATCGTGCCTGAACCCAACGGCCGTGAAGGCGCGGTTGCCGGAGACCTCGAGGTCATCGGGGCCGCCGATCTCGGCCAGGTGGTGCGCATGCTCCTGGGCGAGGACGCCATCGAACCCGCCAAGGTGGACATCGACACCCTGTGGAACGAACGGACCACCCATCTCGTCGACTTCGGTGAGGTCAAGGGTCAGGAACACGCCAAGCGGGCCATCGAGATTGCCGCGGCCGGAGGCCACAATCTGCTCTTCATCGGCCCTCCCGGCTCGGGCAAGACCATGCTCGCCAAACGCATCCCCACGGTCCTGCCGCCCCTGTCCTTCGACGAGGCCCTGGAAGTGACCAAGATATACTCCGTGGCCGGACTGCTGCCCACGGACCAGGCCCTCATGGTCACCCGTCCGTTCCGTACCCCGCACCACACCATCTCCGACGTCGGCCTGGTCGGCGGCGGCCGCTACCCGCAGCCGGGCGAGACCTCGCTGGCCCATCGCGGCGTGCTCTTTCTCGACGAGATGCCCGAATTCAAGAAGTCCGTGCTCGAAGTCCTGCGCCAGCCGCTTGAAGACGGCGAGGTGTCCATCTCCCGCTCGCTCATGACCCTCAAATACCCGGCCGATGTCATGCTCGTGGCCGCCATGAATCCCTGCCCCTGCGGCTACCTGTCCGACGAGACCCACCCCTGTTCCTGTTCGCCGCTGGCCGTGCAACGCTACCGCAACAAGATTTCCGGTCCGCTCATGGACCGTATCGACCTGCACGTGGACGTACCCGCCGTGCCCTACGAAGACCTGCGCCAGACCCGCTCCGAAGTGGACTCCGCCACCATGCGCGCCCGTATTCTCAAGGCCCGGCGTATCCAGGCCGATCGTTTTGAAGGCCGACACTTCACCCTCAACGCCGAACTCGACGGTGCGGCCCTCGAAGAGTTCTGCGCCCTGGGCGAGGCCGAACACCAATTCCTGCGCCAAGCCGTAGAAACCCTCGGTCTGTCCGCGCGCGCCTACACCCGTATCCTGCGCATCGCCCGAACCATTGCCGACCTGGCCGGAGCCGAGGCCATCGGGCCGGAGCACCTGGCCGAAGCCATCAACTACCGTAGCATGGACCGCGAAGGCGCGAGCTAG
- a CDS encoding DUF134 domain-containing protein, translating into MGRRKIRRTVQREPGATYYKPQGIPMHELQNATLTLEELEALRLADAQGLTQEEGAQVMGVSRATFGRVLGAARHIVATALAEGQAIRIDGGHYTLAEDAWECPKLSTGLRAETIGDDDMPGMDGSGPRGAGGGGRCMGGRGRGMGRGRGMGGQGQGMSQGRGMGGQNMGQGRGAGQFSEDNQQIKDTAMSKIAVTTEGPTLDDRVDPRFGRAAGFAIVDPETMSVVQYVDNGGSQAMAQGAGIQAAENVANTGASVLLTGYVGPKAFAALQAAGISIGQDVDNLTVREAVEKFVAGKVEMADNANAPAGGNK; encoded by the coding sequence ATGGGAAGGCGAAAGATCAGGCGGACCGTGCAGCGGGAACCCGGGGCGACATACTACAAACCGCAAGGCATCCCCATGCACGAGTTGCAGAACGCGACGCTCACTCTGGAGGAGCTTGAGGCGCTTCGGCTTGCCGATGCGCAGGGGCTGACTCAGGAGGAGGGCGCACAGGTCATGGGTGTTTCCCGGGCCACGTTCGGCAGGGTACTCGGCGCAGCGAGGCATATCGTGGCCACGGCGCTGGCCGAGGGACAGGCCATCCGAATAGATGGCGGTCATTACACGCTTGCCGAGGACGCCTGGGAATGCCCCAAGTTGTCAACGGGCCTCAGGGCCGAAACCATCGGAGATGACGATATGCCAGGAATGGACGGATCCGGACCGCGCGGCGCAGGCGGCGGTGGACGGTGCATGGGCGGACGCGGTCGTGGAATGGGCCGTGGCCGGGGTATGGGCGGCCAGGGACAGGGCATGAGCCAGGGACGCGGCATGGGTGGCCAGAACATGGGCCAGGGCCGTGGGGCCGGACAGTTTTCGGAAGACAACCAGCAAATCAAGGATACAGCCATGAGCAAGATAGCAGTGACAACCGAGGGACCGACCCTGGACGATCGCGTCGACCCCCGTTTCGGAAGGGCGGCGGGTTTCGCCATCGTGGACCCGGAAACCATGAGCGTGGTCCAGTACGTGGACAATGGCGGTTCCCAGGCAATGGCTCAAGGGGCTGGAATCCAGGCCGCGGAGAACGTGGCCAACACGGGCGCTTCGGTCCTGCTGACCGGCTATGTCGGGCCCAAGGCCTTTGCCGCGTTGCAGGCTGCGGGCATCAGCATCGGCCAGGACGTGGATAACCTGACCGTGCGTGAAGCCGTGGAGAAGTTCGTGGCGGGCAAGGTCGAGATGGCGGACAACGCCAACGCTCCGGCCGGAGGCAACAAGTGA
- a CDS encoding ATP-binding protein yields MTDTTENTDALFLAKLSLPVRKCMAKAARECAGNVAAVLSMDEKETYRVKLAVDEAFCNAVDHFSGSADDERIHLEFSVRDGSLVISVRERGIPFNHAKAERFTPGDPDSADKPGLGSLLMQQAMDSVELFVHGREGKEVRLTRKIRYGSLPPELAETKPARRGKRITVREPDIRSAREDELGEVCRLAWRCYGFTQEAFLYDLDALTEKVRTGAFKSVIGIDPANGALIGHAGLKYHDPAVKVPELGLAFVDPAYRSPFLAPKMVRLLFDMARAEGDRGIFDCSVTTHTFSQKGLQEEMGCRPCSVMLGIAASGMRVKELATSRQEKGSVVNHYFPFDRSPATVYLPERHRDMAREIYGWMNLPRELAEPDDAPLSGVSTVNVFPLPEELNVAFIVVGAIGAETVHEIADGLRDCRHHRMDAVYAFLPAGLPSSAQVMTACEDMGFFFAGLMPHIHDGQDRILMQFIDIPLNLDAVRVYGDMTRKLFDYIRSEQKRVASS; encoded by the coding sequence ATGACCGACACCACCGAAAACACGGACGCACTCTTTCTGGCCAAACTCTCGCTTCCGGTACGAAAATGCATGGCCAAGGCCGCCCGGGAATGTGCCGGCAACGTGGCCGCAGTCCTTTCCATGGACGAAAAGGAGACCTATCGGGTCAAACTGGCCGTGGATGAGGCATTCTGCAACGCGGTGGATCATTTCTCCGGTTCGGCGGACGACGAGCGCATTCATCTGGAATTTTCCGTGCGGGACGGCTCCCTGGTCATCTCTGTCCGAGAACGGGGCATCCCCTTCAACCACGCCAAGGCCGAACGGTTCACGCCCGGCGACCCGGACAGCGCGGACAAGCCCGGATTGGGCTCGTTGCTGATGCAGCAAGCCATGGACTCGGTGGAACTGTTCGTCCACGGACGCGAGGGCAAGGAGGTCCGGCTGACGCGCAAAATCCGCTACGGTTCGCTGCCGCCGGAACTGGCCGAGACCAAACCCGCCCGGCGCGGCAAACGGATCACCGTCCGCGAGCCCGACATCAGGTCCGCCCGCGAGGACGAACTCGGCGAGGTCTGCCGTCTGGCCTGGCGCTGCTACGGATTCACCCAGGAAGCCTTTCTCTATGACCTCGACGCACTGACCGAAAAGGTACGGACCGGGGCCTTCAAGTCTGTCATCGGCATCGATCCGGCCAACGGCGCCCTGATCGGCCATGCCGGACTCAAGTATCACGATCCGGCGGTCAAGGTCCCGGAACTGGGCCTGGCCTTTGTGGACCCGGCCTACCGTTCGCCTTTCCTGGCCCCGAAGATGGTCCGGCTGCTCTTTGACATGGCCCGGGCCGAGGGGGACCGGGGCATCTTCGACTGCTCGGTAACCACCCACACCTTTTCGCAGAAGGGGTTGCAGGAGGAAATGGGCTGCCGCCCGTGCTCCGTCATGCTCGGCATCGCCGCCTCGGGCATGCGGGTCAAGGAGCTGGCCACCTCCCGGCAGGAAAAGGGTTCGGTGGTCAACCACTACTTCCCCTTCGACCGCTCCCCGGCCACCGTGTATCTGCCTGAGCGCCATCGGGACATGGCCCGGGAGATCTACGGCTGGATGAACCTGCCGCGCGAGCTGGCCGAGCCTGACGACGCGCCCCTGTCCGGCGTCTCCACGGTGAACGTCTTTCCCCTGCCCGAAGAACTCAATGTAGCCTTCATCGTGGTCGGCGCCATCGGTGCGGAAACGGTCCACGAGATTGCGGACGGACTGCGCGATTGCCGCCACCATCGCATGGACGCGGTTTACGCCTTCCTGCCCGCCGGACTGCCATCATCCGCACAGGTAATGACGGCCTGCGAGGACATGGGCTTCTTCTTTGCCGGGCTCATGCCGCACATCCACGACGGCCAGGACCGCATCCTCATGCAATTCATAGACATCCCCCTCAACCTGGATGCCGTCCGGGTGTACGGCGACATGACCAGAAAGCTGTTCGACTACATTCGGTCCGAGCAGAAACGGGTCGCGTCCTCCTGA
- a CDS encoding NifB/NifX family molybdenum-iron cluster-binding protein → MNTRIAIPSAAPGGMEASIDAHFGHCAMYTLVDVEDGAVKEVSVVPSCPHVQGGCMAPVNYLADNKVQALISGGMGMRPLMGFNQVGIQVYHGSGAPTVSSAIEAFLHDSLPVFTVDQTCGGGH, encoded by the coding sequence ATGAATACACGTATTGCCATTCCGTCCGCCGCCCCCGGCGGCATGGAAGCTTCCATTGACGCCCACTTCGGGCATTGCGCCATGTACACTCTGGTCGACGTCGAAGACGGTGCCGTGAAAGAGGTCTCCGTGGTCCCAAGCTGCCCGCACGTGCAGGGCGGCTGCATGGCCCCGGTCAACTACCTGGCCGACAACAAGGTCCAGGCCCTGATTTCCGGCGGCATGGGCATGCGCCCGCTCATGGGTTTCAACCAGGTCGGCATCCAGGTCTACCACGGTTCGGGCGCGCCCACCGTGAGCTCGGCTATCGAAGCGTTCCTGCATGATTCCCTGCCGGTCTTCACCGTGGACCAGACCTGCGGCGGCGGTCACTAA
- a CDS encoding transporter substrate-binding domain-containing protein, which translates to MFAIAVAAVLLLPVSARCVEPGERIAEVITVGPSWKTFTNKDGSGLYHEVLNAVFALYGITVRHEYVPSDRADELIRLGWADMMLCDDRADPPLRLTRYPLYVNDYHVFFSKDRIGPWKGEETLRGKEIVAQKGFYHDWDFPVPVRIREMSSGVKCLEMVLLGRSDFYVDDMAFIRDSIGKEPAFDMAAFDIRKAGRRSYHPMLNTTPRSNLVIRMYDDGMRTLHEKGALRPIYEKWGHTYPDFDSY; encoded by the coding sequence ATGTTTGCCATAGCGGTGGCGGCGGTGCTGCTGTTGCCTGTATCAGCCCGTTGCGTCGAACCCGGCGAACGGATCGCTGAGGTCATAACCGTCGGTCCATCCTGGAAAACATTCACCAACAAGGACGGCTCGGGCCTGTATCACGAGGTCCTGAATGCGGTCTTCGCCCTGTACGGTATTACGGTTCGTCACGAGTACGTGCCCTCGGACCGGGCCGATGAACTGATCCGACTCGGCTGGGCCGACATGATGCTCTGCGACGACCGTGCCGATCCCCCCCTGCGCCTGACCCGCTACCCCCTGTACGTCAACGACTACCACGTCTTTTTCAGCAAGGACCGGATCGGCCCCTGGAAAGGAGAAGAGACCTTGCGCGGCAAGGAGATCGTCGCCCAGAAGGGGTTCTATCATGACTGGGATTTCCCGGTGCCCGTGCGCATCCGAGAGATGTCCTCCGGGGTCAAGTGTCTAGAAATGGTCCTGCTCGGCCGTTCGGATTTCTACGTGGACGACATGGCCTTCATCCGGGACTCCATCGGCAAGGAGCCTGCGTTCGACATGGCCGCCTTCGATATCCGCAAGGCGGGCCGCCGCTCCTACCACCCCATGCTGAACACCACCCCGCGCTCCAATCTGGTCATCAGGATGTACGACGACGGCATGCGCACACTGCATGAAAAGGGCGCGCTCCGGCCCATCTACGAAAAATGGGGCCACACTTACCCTGATTTCGACAGCTACTAG
- a CDS encoding PACE efflux transporter, with protein sequence MRTHADRLRHTLLYELIGLVVFTPLVSWVLDREMLRVGILAVSMSLAAMICNYLFNLAFDHLLLHLGHPLNVRPPWLRALHALSFEISLTAVTVPLISWGLAMPLWDALLTDIGFTVFFLFYTYIFNWAYDTAFPMPVPATTDSESSGD encoded by the coding sequence ATGCGCACCCATGCCGACAGGCTCCGCCACACACTGCTCTATGAGCTCATCGGGCTCGTCGTCTTCACGCCCCTGGTGTCCTGGGTGCTCGACCGCGAAATGCTGCGCGTGGGCATCCTGGCCGTGTCCATGTCGCTCGCGGCCATGATCTGCAACTACCTGTTCAACCTGGCCTTCGACCATCTGCTGCTGCATCTTGGCCATCCGCTGAACGTGCGCCCTCCCTGGCTGCGCGCACTGCACGCCCTCAGCTTCGAGATTTCCCTGACCGCGGTGACCGTCCCGCTCATCAGCTGGGGCCTTGCAATGCCCCTCTGGGATGCCCTGCTCACGGACATCGGCTTTACCGTCTTCTTCCTGTTCTATACCTATATATTCAACTGGGCCTACGACACCGCATTCCCCATGCCCGTCCCGGCCACAACCGATTCCGAATCCTCGGGAGACTAG
- a CDS encoding LysE family translocator, with amino-acid sequence MFGVHDFVLFVLSGLLLNITPGQDVFYIVSRGASHGWKIGSVAALGVGTGCFVHVFAAALGLSAILATSAMAFSVVKYVGAAYLIWVGLTMWRKNGDDHDAENDEFFRVNVRKIYSQGFWTNALNPKVALFFMAFLPQFVAADSPNKPLAFLLLGVVFTINGTLVNLAYAWSAARVSARLGKGGAFGTWAKRAAGTLFIGLGIRLAMSDPVS; translated from the coding sequence ATGTTCGGTGTTCACGACTTCGTCCTCTTCGTCCTGTCCGGCCTGCTCCTGAACATCACCCCCGGCCAGGACGTCTTCTACATCGTCAGCCGGGGCGCGTCCCACGGCTGGAAGATCGGCTCCGTGGCCGCGCTCGGCGTGGGTACCGGCTGCTTCGTCCATGTCTTCGCCGCCGCGCTCGGCCTGTCCGCCATCCTGGCCACCTCGGCCATGGCCTTCTCCGTGGTCAAATACGTGGGCGCCGCCTACCTCATCTGGGTCGGCCTGACCATGTGGCGCAAAAACGGCGACGACCACGACGCCGAAAACGACGAGTTCTTCCGGGTCAACGTCCGCAAGATCTACTCCCAGGGATTCTGGACCAACGCCCTCAACCCCAAGGTCGCCCTGTTCTTCATGGCCTTCCTGCCCCAGTTCGTGGCCGCCGATTCTCCCAACAAACCGCTCGCCTTCCTGCTCCTCGGCGTGGTCTTCACCATCAACGGAACCCTGGTCAACCTCGCCTACGCCTGGTCCGCCGCCCGGGTCTCCGCGCGCCTCGGCAAAGGCGGTGCCTTCGGCACCTGGGCCAAACGCGCCGCCGGTACCCTGTTCATCGGCCTCGGCATCCGCCTGGCCATGTCCGACCCCGTCAGCTAA
- a CDS encoding ATP-binding protein, whose product MREIVVISGKGGAGKTSMAGAFAHLAENAILCDLDVDAPDLHLLLDPQVRSEESFNSGFEAVIDPDRCVGCGQCAELCRFDAIREDGDVYRVDSLACEGCKVCVALCPEQAIDFPEKHCGQWYVSDTRFGTMVHAQLFPGEENSGRLVTLLKQKARAIAEEKGLDLVLCDGTPGIGCPVISSMAGTDLAVVVTEPTPSGLHDLKRVAELCGRFRTKVAVLVNKWDVNPAMTEEIESWSTSQGYSLAGRFPHDRAVVDAMLERKVLTETDNTELSSILKASWADILALLDTCN is encoded by the coding sequence ATGCGCGAAATAGTGGTCATCAGCGGCAAGGGCGGCGCGGGCAAGACCTCCATGGCCGGGGCGTTCGCCCACCTCGCGGAAAACGCCATTCTCTGCGATCTGGACGTGGACGCCCCGGACTTGCACCTGCTCCTGGACCCGCAGGTGCGCAGTGAGGAATCGTTCAACTCCGGTTTTGAAGCGGTCATCGACCCGGACCGGTGCGTGGGCTGCGGCCAGTGCGCCGAACTGTGCCGGTTCGACGCCATCCGCGAGGACGGCGACGTCTACCGCGTCGATTCCCTGGCCTGCGAAGGGTGCAAGGTCTGCGTGGCCCTGTGTCCGGAACAGGCCATCGACTTCCCGGAAAAGCACTGCGGCCAGTGGTACGTGTCCGATACCCGGTTCGGCACCATGGTCCACGCCCAACTCTTTCCCGGCGAGGAGAATTCCGGCCGTCTGGTCACGCTGCTCAAGCAGAAGGCCCGGGCCATCGCCGAGGAAAAGGGGCTTGATCTTGTCTTGTGCGACGGCACGCCAGGCATCGGCTGCCCGGTGATCAGCTCCATGGCCGGAACCGATCTGGCCGTGGTCGTCACCGAGCCCACGCCCTCCGGCCTGCACGACCTCAAGCGTGTGGCCGAACTGTGCGGTCGGTTCCGGACCAAGGTGGCCGTACTGGTCAACAAATGGGACGTGAACCCGGCCATGACCGAGGAGATCGAGTCCTGGAGCACGTCCCAGGGTTACTCCCTGGCCGGTCGGTTCCCCCATGATCGGGCCGTGGTCGACGCCATGCTCGAGCGCAAGGTCCTGACCGAAACGGACAACACGGAGCTGTCGTCCATACTCAAAGCATCCTGGGCCGATATCCTGGCCCTTTTGGATACATGCAACTAA
- a CDS encoding diguanylate cyclase, with protein MLSTALDIRTLSIITVVFSMGFGAGMIAFSVARSLFSGLKQVGFGMLSIGVAFLLIGLRHQIPPVWSLVFANSVLVLGFMLMNRGIQSFRKLTRFDTPLGMAIVLFTVLALFYFSYIEPSFSQRVFWICVALAAFSTMSCRNALKRAAINTPMPQRVLALGFALFGAFMLLRAFWVLNEQALQDLMKAGTIHQLAFLAMIMLLLTVAFGLSWMASEHLFQELRQYEQIILCSPEGIVLVDTDGRYLMANEACLEFVGRTRWELLGKRSLDLFGRTFYETVTLPNMRKAFAGEATSTSSWIDHPSGRKVYLTITYYPVPDARGKNSFVAIHTKDMTELHFAQKEKQRIFDLSLDMLSVVGMDGIYQEVNPSWTTTLGWSEEELLGSSWAEYVHPEDLAKTQEASEGLERGEPVVDFVNRLRTKDGRYRHIAWMASPDLEHSLIYCVARDVTDRISREQELFIMSTTDPLTGAHNRRSFMERLDEEVDRSRRYGTPLSLLALDIDHFKKVNDNYGHAMGDKVLKRLVETCKQTLRTSDSFGRIGGEEFLATLPFADHNSGYETAERLRLELSRCTEGTEGDIPAFTVSIGLAQLTKGETTESLQKRADEALYRAKNNGRNRVEKG; from the coding sequence ATGCTCTCCACAGCTTTAGACATTCGGACCCTGTCCATTATCACCGTGGTCTTTTCCATGGGGTTCGGTGCTGGGATGATCGCATTCAGCGTGGCGCGCTCCCTGTTTTCAGGCCTGAAGCAGGTTGGATTCGGGATGCTGAGCATCGGTGTGGCCTTCCTGTTGATAGGACTCCGCCACCAAATTCCTCCGGTCTGGTCCCTCGTTTTTGCCAACTCGGTCCTGGTGCTGGGGTTCATGCTCATGAACCGGGGCATTCAGAGTTTTCGCAAGCTCACCCGGTTCGACACCCCTCTCGGTATGGCCATTGTCCTGTTCACTGTCCTTGCCCTGTTTTATTTCTCCTACATCGAGCCGTCCTTCTCCCAACGGGTCTTCTGGATCTGCGTGGCCTTGGCCGCCTTTTCCACGATGAGCTGCAGGAACGCGCTGAAGCGAGCCGCCATCAACACACCGATGCCTCAGCGGGTGCTTGCGCTGGGGTTCGCCCTGTTCGGCGCGTTCATGCTTCTGCGGGCGTTCTGGGTTCTGAACGAACAGGCTCTGCAGGATTTAATGAAGGCCGGCACCATCCACCAGCTCGCCTTCCTGGCCATGATCATGCTGCTGTTGACTGTTGCCTTCGGCCTGAGCTGGATGGCAAGCGAACACCTGTTCCAGGAGTTGAGGCAGTATGAGCAGATCATCCTGTGCTCGCCCGAAGGGATCGTCCTGGTGGATACGGACGGGCGGTACCTGATGGCTAACGAAGCCTGCCTCGAGTTTGTCGGCCGCACTCGATGGGAGTTGCTAGGCAAACGTTCTCTGGATCTGTTCGGAAGGACTTTTTATGAAACGGTGACGCTGCCCAACATGCGCAAGGCCTTTGCCGGTGAGGCCACGTCGACCTCTTCCTGGATCGACCACCCGAGCGGAAGGAAGGTCTATCTGACCATCACCTACTACCCTGTTCCCGACGCCCGCGGCAAAAACTCGTTTGTGGCCATCCACACAAAGGACATGACCGAACTCCATTTTGCGCAAAAGGAAAAGCAGCGCATCTTCGATCTGTCTCTGGACATGCTGTCCGTGGTCGGGATGGACGGGATCTACCAAGAGGTGAACCCGTCATGGACCACGACGCTGGGCTGGAGCGAGGAGGAACTGCTGGGCTCTAGCTGGGCGGAATATGTCCACCCGGAGGACCTTGCCAAGACACAGGAGGCGTCGGAGGGACTGGAAAGGGGCGAACCTGTCGTGGATTTCGTCAACCGTCTGCGGACCAAGGACGGCCGGTACCGGCACATCGCCTGGATGGCCTCCCCGGACCTTGAGCACAGCCTCATCTATTGCGTGGCCAGGGATGTGACCGACAGGATTTCGCGAGAACAGGAACTCTTCATCATGTCCACGACCGACCCTCTTACCGGGGCCCATAACCGTCGGTCTTTCATGGAGAGACTTGACGAAGAAGTGGACAGGAGTCGGCGCTACGGCACGCCGTTGTCGCTGCTGGCCCTTGATATCGACCACTTCAAGAAGGTGAACGACAACTATGGACACGCCATGGGCGACAAGGTCTTGAAACGCCTGGTGGAGACCTGCAAGCAAACCCTGCGCACCTCCGATTCCTTCGGACGCATAGGCGGCGAGGAGTTCCTGGCCACACTTCCCTTCGCCGACCACAACTCAGGTTACGAAACCGCCGAACGGCTGCGGCTGGAGCTGAGCCGGTGCACCGAAGGCACCGAGGGGGACATTCCGGCCTTTACCGTAAGCATCGGCCTGGCCCAGCTTACCAAGGGCGAGACTACGGAGAGCCTGCAAAAACGGGCCGACGAAGCCCTGTACCGGGCCAAGAACAACGGCCGCAACCGGGTCGAGAAAGGCTAG